A genome region from Pan paniscus chromosome 17, NHGRI_mPanPan1-v2.0_pri, whole genome shotgun sequence includes the following:
- the LOC129394620 gene encoding large ribosomal subunit protein eL22-like, translating into MQRRGPWPVEDVEVEVERMALPKSSATRGFGLVVLLPPGPRSRAARRDEDAGDSAAGRALRVVRAAPTKSSSPATPRLRCVGAEGRFSAPLSGPPASWRLFSGLGRKGVRRGAGAVSLAAAPSRAAAAAAAPAARAPAPARRSSPCAAHSRAPPSVADRAPRSASAARPGRAAAALPALAPRAAWLRGPLASPIPPAAAAAAAAAAALAPASLLRRASPPASWPIGGHQAAAVAGRIRGSRPPPPRRSTPYFAAARGGSPEGSLECAEHRPGRWRGCGK; encoded by the coding sequence ATGCAGCGGCGGGGACCTTGGCCGGTGgaggatgtggaggtggaagtggAGCGGATGGCGCTCCCCAAGAGCTCCGCCACGCGAGGTTTCGGGCTCGTGGTTTTGCTTCCTCCGGGTCCCCGCTCCAGGGCCGCTCGGCGCGACGAAGACGCCGGGGACAGCGCCGCGGGGAGGGCGCTCCGGGTCGTGCGTGCTGCACCCACAAAGAGCAGCAGTCCCGCCACCCCGCGCCTCCGCTGCGTGGGGGCCGAGGGGCGCTTCTCGGCTCCTCTTTCCGGTCCCCCGGCGAGTTGGAGACTGTTCTCCGGCCTCGGCCGCAAGGGGGTGAGGCGAGGGGCCGGCGCGGTCTCTCTCGCCGCTGCTCCGTCCCGCGCAGCTGCTGCCGCAGCCGCCCCTGCTGCCCGCGCACCGGCACCCGCCCGCCGGTCCTCGCCCTGCGCCGCTCACTCGCGCGCGCCGCCCTCCGTCGCCGACCGCGCACCCCGCTCGGCCTCCGCTGCGCGACCTGGGCGAGCCGCCGCCGCTCTCCCCGCGCTCGCCCCACGCGCTGCCTGGCTGCGCGGCCCGCTCGCCTCTCCTATtcctcccgccgccgccgccgccgccgccgccgccgccgccctcgCCCCCGCCTCCCTCCTCCGCCGAGCCTCCCCGCCCGCGTCGTGGCCAATCGGAGGCCACCAAGCTGCGGCTGTAGCCGGCCGGATCCGCGGCAgccgcccgcccccgccccgccgaAGCACCCCGTATTTTGCTGCAGCCCGCGGGGGGTCGCCGGAGGGAAGCCTAGAGTGCGCCGAGCACCGCCCCGGCAGGTGGAGGGGCTGCGGGAAATAA